A single window of Vigna radiata var. radiata cultivar VC1973A chromosome 4, Vradiata_ver6, whole genome shotgun sequence DNA harbors:
- the LOC106759433 gene encoding interactor of constitutive active ROPs 3, which produces MQQTPKTRSSSSEVPQKVSPRGGGRQLRPATLDTASSSNQAHKTSKDHRSPKVTERRSPRSPAPERKRPSRISELESQISQLKEDLKVVRNQLSLSDSSKKQAQQDAEESKKQLFAVSVELEESQQQLLKFSATEQARVIELQKTIEEHDKAWQSELKAAQQKLSDNTSALTSAIDEIQQLKVQLELVANCENAHTQIAESSDVELLNLKDNLAESLSLVENMKNQLRDSKESGQAQALVNETLRQLEAAKRTVEFLRADAAKAVHGYNSAASELDQSRTRVDTLETLVSKLEFGLISNKGNHSLNVADDGNMELKAEISQKGEDLNHTEEEIYSLRSAIETDDETKHLEEHIQCSVKLRKAYELIEQIKSESSQRESELEVELKRKNADIEHLKANLLDKETELQGIVEENEKLNLQLQKRNSSQRELELKKELRKLDECVAELKGDLMDKETTLQNISEENEMLKLELSKRFGHGSKVGEEVAAELEVAKAAEREAVMKLGILMEDVERSNRKAERVAEQLEASQAANSIVEAELRRLKVQSDQWRKAAEAAAAMLSAGNNGKLTERSMSLDNNYNSMMNKYSPFCEELDDDFQTKRNGNMLKKIGILWRKPQK; this is translated from the exons ATGCAGCAGACCCCAAAGACAAG AAGTAGCTCCTCTGAAGTGCCTCAGAAAGTGTCCCCTCGTGGTGGTGGACGCCAACTCAGGCCTGCCACGCTAGATACTGCATCTTCATCAAACCAAGCTCACAAAACTTCAAAGGATCATAGAAGTCCTAAAGTCACTGAGCGCAGATCACCCAGAAGTCCAGCTCCAGAG AGGAAGCGTCCAAGCAGAATATCTGAATTAGAATCTCAGATTTCTCAACTCAAAGAGGATTTGAAGGTTGTGAGGAACCAGCTCAGTTTGTCTGACTCATCCAAGAAGCAAGCTCAGCAAGATGCAGAAGAGTCCAAGAAACAACTATTTGCCGTATCTGTGGAGCTTGAAGAATCTCAACAGCAACTTCTGAAGTTCTCTGCTACTGAACAGGCTCGTGTTATTGAGCTCCAGAAAACTATAGAAGAGCATGATAAGGCGTGGCAATCGGAACTCAAGGCTGCCCAACAGAAGCTCTCAGACAACACTTCGGCACTGACCTCTGCTATCGATGAAATTCAGCAGCTCAAGGTTCAACTTGAATTGGTAGCTAATTGTGAGAATGCACACACCCAAATTGCAGAATCATCGGACGTGGAATTACTGAACTTGAAGGATAACTTGGCAGAATCACTTTCCCTTGTGGAGAACATGAAAAATCAACTCAGGGATTCTAAAGAGTCAGGTCAGGCACAAGCTTTGGTCAACGAGACTTTGCGACAACTTGAAGCTGCAAAAAGAACTGTTGAGTTCCTAAGAGCTGATGCTGCAAAAGCTGTGCATGGCTACAACTCTGCTGCTTCAGAATTAGACCAATCTAGAACACGTGTGGACACACTTGAGACACTAGTCAGTAAACTTGAGTTTGGCCTCATTAGTAACAAAGGCAACCATTCTTTAAATGTTGCAGATGATGGGAACATGGAGCTGAAAGCTGAGATATCACAAAAGGGTGAGGATCTTAATCACACTGAAGAAGAAATTTATTCTTTGAGGTCTGCCATAGAGACTGATGATGAGACTAAGCACCTGGAAGAACATATTCAGTGTTCAGTGAAGCTCAGGAAAGCCTATGAGTTGATTGAGCAGATAAAATCAGAATCAAGCCAGAGGGAATCCGAGCTAGAGGtagaattgaaaagaaagaatgcTGATATTGAACATTTGAAGGCTAATCTATTGGATAAGGAAACTGAGTTGCAGGGCATTGTGGAGGAGAATGAGAAGTTGAATTTGCAGCTTCAAAAGAGAAATTCATCCCAAAGAGAGCTTGAACTTAAAAAGGAGCTTCGAAAACTAGATGAATGTGTGGCTGAGTTAAAGGGTGATCTAATGGACAAGGAAACAACATTGCAAAACATATCAGAAGAGAATGAAATGCTGAAGTTGGAGCTCAGTAAGAGGTTTGGACACGGTAGTAAAGTGGGGGAGGAAGTTGCTGCAGAACTTGAGGTTGCTAAGGCTGCCGAACGTGAGGCTGTTATGAAACTTGGTATTTTGATGGAAGATGTAGAAAGGAGCAATCGAAAGGCGGAGAGGGTGGCTGAGCAGCTGGAAGCGTCTCAGGCAGCAAATTCAATAGTAGAAGCTGAACTGAGAAGATTGAAGGTGCAGTCTGATCAATGGAGGAAGGCTGCAGAAGCAGCTGCTGCTATGCTCTCAGCAGGGAACAATGGGAAGTTGACTGAGAGATCAATGTCTTTAGACAACAACTATAACTCTATGATGAATAAGTACTCACCTTTCTGTGAAGAACTTGATGATGATTTTCAGACCAAGAGAAATGGCAACATGCTGAAGAAGATTGGGATCTTGTGGAGGAAACCTCAAAAATAG
- the LOC106758753 gene encoding dof zinc finger protein DOF2.1-like isoform X2, protein MLQQMSSQTVEKKPRPNPEEALKCPRCDSTSTKFCYYNNYSLSQPRYFCKSCRRYWTKGGTLRNVPVGGGCRKKRSSSSSSSLKRDHHDQSFKPNLNPLTTFPQLCYGSNDFTLALARLQKQSCGQLGYNDSEISAPGNPTGSFCDILSNSGMNPYSDHPSFLEAIRSGFLETQSHLQNLYYMYGNGDIGEVDNGNSGGVGISEEMMLPYNQAMSNAASQSVSALLKQEQCGGSEQSERKLLGGSPWQLNADTNIGEIDSGRAIESWNNFTSSWHGLLQSPLM, encoded by the coding sequence ATGTTGCAGCAAATGTCTAGCCAGACAGTGGAGAAGAAACCAAGGCCTAATCCAGAAGAAGCTCTGAAATGCCCAAGATGCGATTCCACCAGCACAAAATTTTGCTACTACAACAACTATAGTCTTTCTCAGCCAAGATATTTCTGCAAGTCTTGCAGGAGATATTGGACCAAAGGAGGAACACTGAGGAATGTTCCAGTGGGAGGAGGATGCCGAAAGAAgcgatcatcatcatcatcatcatcgttaAAGAGGGATCATCATGATCAGAGTTTCAAACCCAATCTTAACCCACTGACTACATTCCCTCAGCTGTGTTATGGCTCCAATGACTTCACTCTAGCATTAGCAAGACTTCAAAAACAATCATGTGGGCAATTGGGTTACAATGACAGCGAAATTTCTGCTCCGGGGAACCCCACAGGCTCGTTTTGTGACATTCTGAGCAATTCAGGCATGAATCCCTACTCAGACCACCCTTCATTTTTGGAAGCAATTCGAAGTGGGTTCCTTGAAACGCAAAGCCATCTTCAGAATTTGTATTACATGTACGGAAACGGGGACATTGGGGAGGTAGATAATGGCAATTCTGGTGGAGTTGGGATCAGTGAAGAGATGATGCTCCCTTATAATCAAGCGATGAGCAATGCAGCCAGTCAATCAGTGAGTGCATTACTGAAGCAAGAACAGTGTGGTGGCAGTGAGCAAAGTGAAAGGAAGCTGTTGGGGGGTTCGCCATGGCAGCTTAATGCAGACACAAACATCGGTGAAATTGATTCAGGAAGAGCAATTGAAAGTTGGAACAATTTCACATCTTCTTGGCATGGACTTCTCCAGAGTCCCCTAATGTAG
- the LOC106758753 gene encoding dof zinc finger protein DOF2.1-like isoform X1, giving the protein MDPSSEQPQQMSSQTVEKKPRPNPEEALKCPRCDSTSTKFCYYNNYSLSQPRYFCKSCRRYWTKGGTLRNVPVGGGCRKKRSSSSSSSLKRDHHDQSFKPNLNPLTTFPQLCYGSNDFTLALARLQKQSCGQLGYNDSEISAPGNPTGSFCDILSNSGMNPYSDHPSFLEAIRSGFLETQSHLQNLYYMYGNGDIGEVDNGNSGGVGISEEMMLPYNQAMSNAASQSVSALLKQEQCGGSEQSERKLLGGSPWQLNADTNIGEIDSGRAIESWNNFTSSWHGLLQSPLM; this is encoded by the exons ATGGATCCTTCTAGTGAACAACCCCAG CAAATGTCTAGCCAGACAGTGGAGAAGAAACCAAGGCCTAATCCAGAAGAAGCTCTGAAATGCCCAAGATGCGATTCCACCAGCACAAAATTTTGCTACTACAACAACTATAGTCTTTCTCAGCCAAGATATTTCTGCAAGTCTTGCAGGAGATATTGGACCAAAGGAGGAACACTGAGGAATGTTCCAGTGGGAGGAGGATGCCGAAAGAAgcgatcatcatcatcatcatcatcgttaAAGAGGGATCATCATGATCAGAGTTTCAAACCCAATCTTAACCCACTGACTACATTCCCTCAGCTGTGTTATGGCTCCAATGACTTCACTCTAGCATTAGCAAGACTTCAAAAACAATCATGTGGGCAATTGGGTTACAATGACAGCGAAATTTCTGCTCCGGGGAACCCCACAGGCTCGTTTTGTGACATTCTGAGCAATTCAGGCATGAATCCCTACTCAGACCACCCTTCATTTTTGGAAGCAATTCGAAGTGGGTTCCTTGAAACGCAAAGCCATCTTCAGAATTTGTATTACATGTACGGAAACGGGGACATTGGGGAGGTAGATAATGGCAATTCTGGTGGAGTTGGGATCAGTGAAGAGATGATGCTCCCTTATAATCAAGCGATGAGCAATGCAGCCAGTCAATCAGTGAGTGCATTACTGAAGCAAGAACAGTGTGGTGGCAGTGAGCAAAGTGAAAGGAAGCTGTTGGGGGGTTCGCCATGGCAGCTTAATGCAGACACAAACATCGGTGAAATTGATTCAGGAAGAGCAATTGAAAGTTGGAACAATTTCACATCTTCTTGGCATGGACTTCTCCAGAGTCCCCTAATGTAG